The following proteins are co-located in the uncultured Draconibacterium sp. genome:
- a CDS encoding glutamine synthetase III: MAKFRFKALDEVLNRVPDEFVREENLVSDYYGMMVFDQAKMKKYLSREAYKAVTDAVEKGTTVDRKMVDQVAQGMKAWAIENGATHYTHWFHPLTDGTAEKHDAFIVHGADGGVIESFSGSLLSQQEPDASSFPSGGIRQTFEARGYTAWDPTSPAFISETTLTIPTIFISYTGEALDYKTPLLRALNLVNKAATDVCQYFDKNVTSVQANLGWEQEYFLIDEALYMARPDLVLTGRTLMGHSSSKDQQLDDHYFSSIPTRANRFMQDVENEAYKLGIPVKTRHNEVAPNQFEFAPIYEEANLANDHNQLMMDIMQKIARRHKFRILFHEKPFAGINGSGKHNNWSLETDTGVNVYKPGKNPKSNLQFLTFVINTLQAVYDGQDLLRASILTASNSHRLGANEAPPSILSVFLGSEVTKMLDLMEEAVVDRKMTPDEKTALKLNIGRIPEIILDNTDRNRTSPFAFTGNRFEFRAVGSMANNASALIVLNTLVANQLKKFKVAVDALIEKDVKKDEAIFQVLKDLIISSKAIRFNGDGYSEDWVKEAAKRGLTNVKTVPESLSAYMRPESKELFSSMGIFNESELKGRVEVEYEKFIMKIQIESRVLADMAINHIVPTAVEYQTMLLENVKNLKMVFSEEEFNSLAEGRLELIREIGKHISAIKIKRKEMTNARANANVIEDVVEKAKMYDETVRPFLEDIRKHIDKLELIVDNEKWPLPKYRELLFVR, translated from the coding sequence ATGGCAAAATTTAGATTTAAAGCACTTGATGAAGTGCTTAACCGTGTCCCTGATGAATTTGTTAGGGAAGAAAATCTGGTTTCGGATTACTATGGAATGATGGTTTTCGACCAGGCTAAAATGAAAAAGTACCTTTCGAGGGAAGCATACAAAGCAGTTACTGATGCTGTGGAAAAAGGAACTACCGTTGACCGTAAAATGGTAGATCAGGTGGCACAGGGCATGAAAGCCTGGGCCATTGAAAACGGGGCTACGCATTATACTCACTGGTTTCATCCTTTAACCGACGGAACTGCCGAAAAACACGATGCATTTATTGTTCATGGTGCCGATGGTGGTGTTATTGAATCTTTTTCGGGAAGCCTTTTGTCACAGCAGGAACCTGATGCATCATCGTTTCCAAGTGGTGGAATTCGCCAGACTTTTGAGGCACGTGGTTATACGGCCTGGGATCCAACTTCTCCGGCTTTTATCAGCGAAACAACGCTTACCATTCCAACCATTTTTATTTCGTACACCGGTGAGGCACTCGATTATAAAACTCCACTTTTACGTGCATTAAATCTGGTAAACAAAGCGGCAACCGATGTATGCCAGTATTTCGATAAAAATGTTACTTCGGTACAAGCAAACCTTGGCTGGGAACAAGAATATTTTTTGATTGACGAAGCTTTGTACATGGCTCGTCCCGACCTTGTGTTAACCGGACGTACTTTAATGGGACACAGTTCGTCGAAAGATCAGCAACTGGATGACCACTATTTTTCATCGATTCCGACACGTGCAAACCGTTTTATGCAGGATGTTGAAAACGAAGCCTATAAGTTGGGAATTCCCGTAAAAACCCGTCATAACGAGGTGGCACCAAACCAGTTTGAATTTGCTCCGATTTACGAAGAAGCAAACCTGGCCAACGACCACAACCAGTTGATGATGGATATTATGCAAAAGATTGCCCGCAGACACAAATTCCGCATTTTATTTCACGAAAAACCATTTGCCGGAATTAATGGGTCGGGAAAACACAATAACTGGTCGCTTGAAACCGATACCGGTGTAAATGTTTACAAACCGGGTAAAAATCCTAAATCGAATCTGCAATTCTTAACTTTTGTTATTAATACCTTGCAGGCAGTTTATGATGGTCAGGATTTATTACGTGCCAGTATTTTAACGGCATCTAATTCGCATCGTTTGGGTGCCAACGAAGCACCTCCGTCAATTCTTTCGGTTTTCCTGGGAAGTGAAGTTACAAAAATGCTAGATCTAATGGAGGAAGCTGTTGTTGACCGCAAAATGACTCCGGATGAAAAGACGGCATTAAAACTAAACATTGGTCGTATTCCTGAAATTATTCTTGATAACACGGATCGTAACCGTACTTCGCCTTTTGCTTTTACCGGTAATCGGTTTGAGTTTAGGGCTGTGGGATCAATGGCAAATAACGCATCGGCTTTAATTGTTTTAAATACATTGGTTGCTAATCAGTTAAAGAAATTTAAAGTAGCTGTTGACGCGTTAATTGAAAAGGATGTTAAAAAGGATGAAGCAATTTTTCAGGTGCTGAAAGATTTGATCATCAGCTCGAAAGCAATTCGTTTTAATGGTGACGGATACAGTGAAGATTGGGTGAAAGAAGCGGCAAAACGAGGTCTTACAAATGTAAAAACGGTGCCGGAATCGTTATCTGCGTACATGCGCCCCGAAAGCAAAGAGCTATTCTCAAGCATGGGAATCTTTAACGAATCGGAGCTAAAAGGTAGGGTAGAAGTAGAGTACGAAAAATTCATTATGAAAATTCAGATTGAATCAAGAGTACTTGCTGACATGGCCATTAACCACATTGTTCCTACAGCGGTTGAGTATCAGACAATGTTACTTGAGAATGTGAAGAACCTTAAAATGGTTTTTTCGGAAGAAGAATTTAATTCGCTGGCTGAAGGAAGATTGGAGTTGATCAGAGAAATTGGAAAACACATTTCGGCGATTAAAATTAAGCGCAAAGAAATGACAAATGCGCGTGCCAATGCAAATGTGATTGAAGATGTGGTTGAGAAAGCAAAAATGTACGACGAAACCGTTCGTCCGTTTCTTGAAGATATCAGAAAACACATTGATAAACTTGAATTGATTGTAGACAACGAAAAATGGCCTTTGCCAAAATATCGTGAGCTACTTTTTGTTCGATAA
- a CDS encoding glutamine synthetase family protein has product MIEITLIPKSTKYHPSKIEFDNYENINYFNVRMTKKELIDKIKSANQSKIKFAVADIDGILRGKYIHKDKFLSAIESGVGFCDVIFGWDCNDKCYDNSEITGWHTGYPDAKASIDLTTFREIPWENNTPFFLGDFSDDPKYAGTTCSRSLLKKIAEESESMGFKPLFAQEFEWFNFLGTPNEIYDSNFDELHPITPGMFGYSILRSSLNQDYFNDLFELLQKFNIPLEGMHTETGPGVMEATVIYDDIIAAADKALLFKTTVKEIAYRHNFMATFMAKWNPNLPGCGGHIHQSLWDTGKKQNLFFDPTKPDGLSQTMKQYIAGQLICLPEILPMFAPNPNSYKRLSGGDWAPRTLTWGIDNRTASIRAIPGGNKSTRIELRVPGSDTNAYLALAASLAAGLYGIKNKLNLDIAPTHGNGYLDKSNGVLPESLEEATKKMANSEIAKELFGKSFVKHFTLTRQWEHQQIDRNDPNWELKRYFEII; this is encoded by the coding sequence TTGATAGAAATCACTCTAATCCCAAAGTCAACAAAATACCATCCGTCTAAAATTGAATTTGATAATTATGAAAACATCAACTATTTTAACGTTAGAATGACTAAAAAGGAACTAATAGATAAGATAAAATCGGCAAATCAATCGAAGATAAAATTTGCTGTGGCCGACATTGATGGTATTTTACGTGGAAAATACATTCATAAGGATAAGTTTTTGAGCGCCATTGAAAGTGGAGTAGGTTTTTGTGATGTAATTTTTGGCTGGGATTGTAACGACAAATGTTACGACAACTCAGAAATTACAGGCTGGCACACCGGCTATCCAGATGCAAAAGCCAGCATCGACCTCACTACTTTTCGCGAAATTCCATGGGAAAATAACACGCCGTTTTTTTTGGGAGATTTTAGCGACGATCCAAAATATGCAGGCACAACCTGCTCGCGAAGCCTCTTAAAAAAGATTGCAGAAGAAAGTGAATCAATGGGATTTAAGCCCTTGTTTGCTCAAGAGTTTGAGTGGTTTAATTTTTTGGGAACGCCCAATGAAATATACGACAGTAATTTCGATGAATTGCACCCGATAACACCGGGAATGTTTGGCTATTCAATTTTACGAAGTTCATTAAACCAGGATTATTTTAATGATCTTTTCGAGCTGCTTCAGAAATTCAATATTCCGCTGGAAGGCATGCACACAGAAACAGGGCCGGGCGTTATGGAAGCCACCGTTATTTACGACGACATTATTGCAGCAGCCGATAAAGCCCTGCTTTTTAAAACTACTGTAAAAGAAATTGCTTACCGTCATAATTTTATGGCCACGTTTATGGCCAAATGGAATCCCAATCTTCCGGGCTGCGGAGGACACATCCACCAAAGTTTATGGGATACGGGCAAAAAGCAAAACCTGTTTTTTGATCCCACAAAACCGGATGGTTTGAGCCAGACAATGAAACAATACATTGCCGGACAGTTAATTTGTTTGCCGGAAATTTTGCCAATGTTTGCACCAAATCCGAACAGCTACAAACGTTTAAGTGGCGGCGACTGGGCTCCCCGGACCTTAACCTGGGGAATCGACAACCGCACCGCTTCCATTCGTGCAATACCCGGAGGCAATAAATCAACGCGTATTGAATTGCGGGTTCCGGGTTCCGATACGAATGCATACCTGGCTTTAGCTGCTTCTCTTGCCGCAGGATTATACGGTATAAAAAACAAACTAAATCTTGACATTGCACCAACTCATGGAAACGGATACCTGGATAAATCGAATGGGGTTTTGCCTGAATCGCTGGAAGAAGCCACAAAAAAAATGGCCAACTCGGAGATTGCAAAAGAATTGTTCGGTAAAAGTTTTGTGAAACATTTTACACTTACCCGCCAATGGGAGCACCAACAAATCGACAGAAACGATCCGAATTGGGAATTAAAGAGATATTTCGAGATAATTTAA
- a CDS encoding HAD-IIA family hydrolase, translating into MRTRSFRSVVKNYRAVFFDAFGVLKNHQGLIPGIDGTFNYLEKKGIPYYVLTNDSSRSPDELSNWYQNRGLKCITTDKILSSGMLAMEFFKTKLSNGNAVAYLGTEASAHYIETAGLKTVSISDVDLNDLEHIKSFAFLDDEGFDWNKDIDKTINLLRHKNMTVIVANTDKNYPVNKNDISVAIGGLADLVEKILGKKFIRFGKPDAQMFLLAYERAMQDISDIKRNEILMVGDTLYTDIIGGNKFGLDTALVLSGNTLPEMASIKIGSTGIIPTFVCESAVIEL; encoded by the coding sequence ATGCGTACAAGAAGTTTCAGAAGTGTAGTAAAAAATTACAGGGCTGTATTTTTCGATGCCTTTGGAGTGCTTAAAAACCACCAGGGACTGATTCCCGGTATTGACGGAACTTTCAATTACCTCGAAAAAAAAGGAATTCCATATTATGTTTTAACCAACGATTCATCGCGAAGTCCTGACGAATTATCAAACTGGTACCAAAACAGAGGTTTAAAATGTATTACCACCGATAAAATTCTCTCATCGGGCATGCTTGCTATGGAGTTTTTCAAAACCAAGTTAAGCAATGGAAATGCAGTAGCCTATTTAGGAACTGAAGCTTCGGCACATTATATTGAAACCGCCGGACTAAAAACAGTGTCGATTAGCGATGTGGATTTAAATGATCTGGAACATATAAAATCATTCGCTTTTCTCGACGATGAAGGTTTTGACTGGAACAAAGACATTGACAAAACAATAAACTTACTTCGGCACAAAAACATGACAGTTATTGTAGCCAACACCGACAAAAACTACCCGGTTAATAAAAACGATATTTCGGTAGCAATTGGTGGATTAGCCGATTTGGTGGAAAAAATTCTTGGCAAAAAGTTTATTCGTTTTGGGAAACCCGATGCACAAATGTTTTTGCTTGCATACGAGCGGGCCATGCAAGATATTTCGGATATTAAACGCAACGAAATTTTAATGGTTGGCGACACTTTGTACACCGACATTATTGGTGGAAATAAATTTGGACTTGACACAGCACTGGTTCTTTCGGGAAATACTTTGCCTGAAATGGCAAGTATTAAAATTGGGAGTACCGGCATAATTCCAACCTTTGTTTGCGAATCCGCAGTAATTGAACTCTAG
- a CDS encoding histidinol-phosphate transaminase yields the protein MFRKKIQINHHLFYETSHSPSLVDIVGEKMLGKVIDFCFIENPYYPGDKLLKKLRQKLPVVIKSYPSSNPILAQKDLAAVIHAKPEHLIIGNGATELITLIENQLVENIGIPIPTFSEYIEKLRNSEQAKLFQLPANNKYQLNLDDYAEWIQNEKLSAALIINPGNPTGQFISTEKMLGFLEKVRHLKLVLVDESFIDFSGEEIPSLIPFVGEFPNLIIVRSMSKHCGIPGLRLGYCCTSNPEFLRKIRSTLPIWNINTLAEYFLTQLKDTDEEYQIARKRVISDVVILYQQLKTIDGFEVYTTGSNFILLKINYGPTALEVQMKLLEEYGVYVRDCSNKVGLDKYHIRVASKGRKKDKLLVKALQKITK from the coding sequence ATGTTCAGGAAGAAGATCCAGATCAATCATCACCTCTTTTACGAAACGTCTCATTCGCCGTCTTTGGTCGATATTGTGGGCGAAAAAATGTTGGGAAAGGTGATTGATTTCTGTTTTATCGAAAATCCATACTACCCCGGAGACAAGCTGCTTAAAAAGTTGCGTCAAAAGCTTCCGGTTGTTATAAAATCATATCCTTCGAGTAATCCGATTCTGGCGCAAAAAGATTTGGCTGCGGTTATCCATGCAAAACCCGAACATTTGATAATAGGAAACGGAGCAACAGAATTAATTACTCTTATTGAAAATCAGCTGGTCGAAAATATTGGAATTCCAATTCCTACGTTTAGTGAATACATCGAAAAACTGCGTAATTCGGAGCAGGCTAAATTGTTTCAATTGCCTGCCAACAATAAGTATCAGCTTAATTTAGATGACTATGCCGAATGGATTCAGAACGAAAAGTTGTCGGCAGCTTTAATTATTAATCCGGGAAATCCAACGGGCCAATTTATATCAACCGAAAAGATGCTTGGTTTTCTTGAAAAAGTGAGGCATCTGAAACTGGTGTTGGTTGACGAGTCGTTTATTGATTTTTCGGGTGAAGAAATACCAAGCCTTATTCCGTTTGTAGGGGAATTCCCAAACTTGATTATTGTACGAAGTATGAGCAAACATTGCGGCATCCCGGGTTTGCGATTGGGGTATTGTTGTACATCAAATCCCGAATTTCTCAGAAAAATAAGAAGTACTTTGCCCATTTGGAACATCAATACTTTGGCCGAATATTTTCTGACTCAGTTAAAAGATACCGACGAGGAATATCAAATTGCCCGAAAAAGAGTTATTTCTGATGTGGTGATTTTGTATCAGCAATTGAAAACGATCGATGGATTTGAAGTTTATACCACGGGCAGTAACTTTATTCTTTTGAAAATAAATTACGGTCCAACAGCACTCGAGGTGCAGATGAAGCTGCTGGAAGAATATGGCGTTTATGTGCGCGACTGTTCAAACAAAGTTGGCTTGGATAAATACCACATTCGTGTAGCTTCAAAAGGTCGGAAAAAGGATAAACTCCTGGTAAAAGCATTACAAAAAATAACAAAGTAA
- a CDS encoding glutamine synthetase beta-grasp domain-containing protein, whose product MKSKLEYIWLDGSEPTQQLRAKTRVAENFSGKLEDCPIWSFDGSSTNQAGGGSSDLLLKPVYICVDPDRKNAYLVLTEVLNADGTPHESNGRAHIEEEDEDFWFGYEQEYFLYDPQTRLPLGFPAGGFPLPQGPYYCGVGGSKAFGRAIVEEHFDMCLDAGLNVEGINAEVAAGQWEFQIFAKGAHNAGDQIWMARFLLERTAEKYGVDVEWHPKPLGKDLDWNGSGMHANFSNGLMRTCGDKKVFDAICEEFGKHIPEHIAVYGAYNDQRLTGKHETASIHDFSYGVSDRGASIRIPVGTVEDGWKGRLEDRRPSSNGDPYKIGARIIKTVHGAKV is encoded by the coding sequence ATGAAATCAAAATTGGAATACATTTGGCTGGATGGTTCTGAACCAACTCAGCAACTTAGAGCAAAAACCCGTGTAGCTGAAAACTTTAGCGGTAAATTGGAAGATTGTCCTATCTGGTCTTTTGATGGATCATCAACTAACCAAGCAGGTGGTGGCTCTTCTGACCTTTTATTGAAACCAGTTTATATCTGTGTTGACCCAGATCGTAAAAATGCATATTTAGTATTAACTGAAGTTCTGAATGCAGATGGAACTCCACACGAAAGTAACGGTCGTGCTCATATCGAAGAAGAAGATGAAGACTTCTGGTTTGGTTACGAGCAGGAATATTTCTTGTACGATCCACAAACTCGTCTTCCTTTAGGTTTCCCGGCAGGAGGTTTCCCTCTGCCACAAGGACCATATTATTGTGGTGTAGGTGGTTCAAAAGCTTTCGGTCGTGCAATTGTTGAAGAGCACTTTGATATGTGTTTGGACGCTGGTTTGAACGTTGAAGGTATCAATGCTGAGGTAGCAGCCGGACAGTGGGAATTCCAGATTTTCGCTAAAGGTGCACACAATGCAGGTGACCAAATTTGGATGGCTCGTTTCTTATTGGAGCGTACTGCTGAAAAATATGGTGTTGATGTTGAATGGCATCCAAAACCACTTGGAAAAGATCTTGACTGGAATGGTTCAGGTATGCACGCTAACTTCTCTAACGGTTTAATGAGAACTTGTGGCGATAAAAAAGTATTTGATGCAATTTGCGAAGAATTCGGAAAACACATTCCAGAGCACATTGCTGTTTACGGTGCATACAACGATCAGCGTTTAACTGGTAAACACGAAACTGCATCAATTCACGATTTCAGTTATGGTGTTTCTGACCGTGGCGCTTCTATCCGTATTCCTGTAGGAACTGTAGAAGATGGTTGGAAAGGTCGTTTGGAAGACCGTCGTCCTTCTTCAAACGGTGATCCATACAAAATTGGTGCTCGTATCATCAAAACTGTACACGGAGCAAAAGTTTAA
- a CDS encoding TldD/PmbA family protein: MKVDRRNFIKTSGMFAAGSMVLPPFMQSCQNVQISADVKNYLDHFEVSTEMLQKVVATAMSKGGDYADLFFEHKTSNSIGLEDGKVNRAYSNIDFGVGIRVLKGDQTGFAYSENITLNDMLNAAKLAANIADSSSDFKQQAFSEKLPSDFYKISKKWEDVSVKDKVPYVQEINDKIFSLDDKVIKVNAGLSDETSYVLFYNSEGRLTYDYRPMVSFYAVCIMQKGEQIENAYAARSVRKGFEWLNADLIDELANEAVSKTNILFEAVKPKAGEMPVVLGAGGSGILLHEAIGHTFEADFNRKGTSIFSDKLNKKVAENFINIIDDGTLPNDRGAINIDDEGNDVQKTYLVKDGILNSYIHDRISAKHYGVEPTGNGRRESFRNMPLPRMRSTYMENGPHTVEQIFAEVDYGVYVDNFSNGEVKIGAGDFTFFVKSGYIIEKGKLTRPIKDINIVGNGPQALADISMAANDYKNDSGTWTCGKDGQSVPVTLGLPTVLVKKMTVGGTNA, translated from the coding sequence ATGAAAGTTGACAGACGTAATTTTATTAAAACAAGTGGTATGTTTGCAGCCGGAAGCATGGTTTTGCCTCCATTTATGCAATCGTGCCAGAACGTACAAATTTCAGCAGACGTGAAAAATTATTTAGACCATTTTGAGGTTTCAACCGAAATGTTGCAAAAAGTAGTTGCAACAGCTATGAGTAAAGGTGGCGATTATGCCGATCTTTTTTTCGAACACAAAACATCGAATAGTATTGGCCTCGAAGACGGCAAAGTAAACCGGGCTTACTCAAACATCGATTTCGGAGTTGGAATTCGTGTATTAAAAGGCGATCAAACCGGATTTGCCTACTCTGAAAACATTACGCTAAACGACATGTTAAATGCAGCCAAATTAGCTGCAAACATTGCCGACAGCAGCAGCGATTTTAAACAACAGGCTTTTAGCGAAAAACTTCCTTCCGATTTTTATAAGATTTCGAAAAAATGGGAAGATGTTTCGGTAAAAGACAAAGTTCCGTATGTACAGGAAATTAACGATAAAATATTTAGTCTCGACGATAAAGTAATTAAAGTAAATGCCGGATTGAGCGACGAAACAAGCTATGTTTTGTTTTACAATTCGGAAGGCCGTTTAACCTATGATTACCGTCCGATGGTTAGCTTTTATGCCGTTTGTATAATGCAAAAAGGCGAACAAATTGAGAATGCTTATGCTGCCCGTTCGGTGCGAAAAGGTTTTGAATGGTTAAACGCCGATTTGATTGACGAACTGGCCAATGAAGCAGTCAGCAAAACAAATATTCTGTTTGAGGCAGTTAAACCCAAAGCCGGCGAAATGCCAGTTGTTTTAGGAGCTGGCGGTTCGGGAATTCTTTTGCACGAAGCAATCGGACATACTTTTGAGGCCGACTTTAACCGAAAAGGAACGTCAATTTTCAGTGATAAATTAAATAAAAAAGTGGCTGAAAATTTCATCAATATTATCGACGACGGAACATTACCAAACGACCGTGGAGCAATTAACATCGACGACGAAGGAAACGATGTTCAAAAAACATACCTTGTAAAAGATGGTATTCTGAATAGCTACATTCACGACCGGATCAGTGCCAAACATTATGGCGTTGAACCAACAGGAAACGGCCGTCGCGAATCGTTCAGAAATATGCCACTACCCAGAATGCGCTCTACTTACATGGAAAATGGGCCGCACACAGTTGAGCAGATTTTTGCCGAAGTGGACTATGGAGTATATGTAGATAATTTTAGCAATGGCGAAGTAAAAATTGGCGCCGGCGACTTTACTTTCTTTGTAAAATCGGGTTACATTATTGAAAAAGGTAAACTAACCCGACCAATTAAAGACATAAACATTGTTGGAAACGGACCTCAGGCTTTGGCCGATATTTCGATGGCAGCCAACGACTATAAAAACGACAGTGGTACATGGACTTGTGGAAAAGACGGACAATCGGTTCCGGTAACACTCGGACTACCAACTGTTTTAGTAAAAAAAATGACCGTTGGTGGAACAAATGCCTAG
- a CDS encoding TldD/PmbA family protein, giving the protein MTKEEKYTLAKWAMNHALENGAQQVSVSIANSESSSVEVREQKIDKLEQAIQSGLSIRLFVDGKYSAHSTSRLKKEELARFIEEAIEGTKFLSEDEFRTLPEPELYYKGDGENLDLLDENFSSIDPKEKIDLAFAAEKEVLDKDDRLISVSCSYYDGLNERVMVTSNGFEGDTANSHFGIYTSVSVNGGEARPESGWNESAIKYDKLKKEGTGRIALERALKKIGQQKIESGTMSMIVENRSVGRIFGPLINALNGSAIQQKNSFLIDKKGKKVVSEKLTLTDDPFLIGGRGSRLFDGEGLATKKRAVFNKGVLETYYIDTYYGKKLNMEPTSGGTSNLVFETGNNDLEGLISSVKKGILVTGFNGGNCNGTTGDFSYGIDGFLIENGEIVKPVSEMNITGNMLTLWANIGEIGKDINENSSWLTPSVLFNNVDFSGL; this is encoded by the coding sequence ATGACAAAAGAAGAAAAATATACATTAGCCAAGTGGGCCATGAATCATGCATTGGAAAATGGAGCCCAACAAGTTAGCGTTAGCATTGCCAATAGTGAAAGTAGCAGTGTTGAAGTTCGCGAGCAAAAAATAGACAAACTGGAGCAAGCCATTCAAAGCGGACTTTCCATCCGGTTATTTGTTGACGGAAAGTACTCGGCCCACTCAACAAGCCGTTTGAAAAAAGAAGAACTGGCACGTTTTATCGAGGAAGCCATTGAAGGAACTAAATTCCTTTCGGAAGATGAATTCCGCACCTTACCTGAACCTGAATTGTATTACAAAGGCGATGGTGAAAACCTGGATTTGTTGGATGAGAATTTCAGTTCGATTGATCCAAAAGAAAAAATTGATTTGGCCTTTGCTGCAGAAAAAGAAGTTTTAGATAAAGACGACAGATTAATTTCGGTTTCGTGCAGTTATTATGACGGGCTTAACGAACGTGTTATGGTTACCAGCAATGGATTTGAAGGAGATACTGCCAATTCTCATTTTGGAATATACACGTCGGTTTCTGTTAACGGAGGCGAAGCCCGCCCCGAATCGGGATGGAACGAAAGTGCCATAAAATACGACAAACTTAAAAAAGAAGGTACCGGTAGAATCGCTCTGGAAAGAGCTTTGAAAAAAATTGGTCAGCAAAAAATCGAATCAGGAACAATGTCGATGATTGTTGAAAACCGATCGGTTGGACGAATTTTCGGACCACTTATTAACGCCTTAAACGGTTCTGCCATTCAGCAAAAAAATTCGTTCCTAATCGATAAAAAAGGTAAAAAAGTAGTTTCTGAAAAATTAACCCTTACCGACGATCCTTTTTTGATTGGTGGACGTGGTTCACGCTTATTTGATGGTGAAGGATTGGCAACTAAAAAACGAGCCGTTTTTAACAAAGGCGTTTTAGAAACCTACTACATTGATACGTACTACGGTAAAAAGCTAAACATGGAACCTACCAGTGGAGGAACCAGCAACCTTGTTTTTGAAACCGGCAACAATGATTTGGAAGGATTAATTTCCTCGGTAAAAAAAGGAATATTAGTTACCGGATTTAATGGCGGAAACTGTAATGGTACCACAGGAGACTTTTCGTATGGTATTGATGGCTTTTTAATTGAAAACGGCGAAATTGTTAAACCGGTATCGGAAATGAACATTACCGGAAACATGTTAACGCTTTGGGCTAACATTGGAGAAATTGGAAAGGATATTAACGAAAACTCATCGTGGTTAACTCCTTCGGTTTTATTCAACAATGTTGATTTTAGTGGATTATAA